The following is a genomic window from Opitutus sp. GAS368.
GCAGACCAGCCGGAGGATCCGCCCGTCAATGAAGTCGACGATCTGATCCACGCCGACACTCGGCGCGGCGAGGTTCCCCGCGCGGACCCTGGCATAAATATAATCGGATATCTGGCTGACGCGGACGGCGCTCTGCCGGAATTCCGGGGAGTAGGACGGCTGGAGCTCGTGGAGGACGAAGTAGCTGCCGCCGGCCGAAAGGGCGGCGAGAGCGGGCAAGGCCGGCAACCAGCGGCGCCAGGCCGGGTCGGGGCAAAACTCAATCCGGCTCCACAAGACCTGCCAGAGCCACAGAACCAGCAGCACCACGCCCGGCACGAGGACCCCGAGGACCGCCTCCGATTTTTGCTGGTGAAGGGTGAGGATCACCGCGGGCACGAGCAGGAAGACCAGACCGAAAAAAAAGATGCCGGGGGCGAAACCGGCGGCCGGTTTCCGCGGGTGGCACGCGAGGAGCAATAGCAGCAGGCCGGTGAGGCCCGCCACCGTCCAGCCAAACCAAGCGCCGAGATACAGGTCACCCAGGTGCCCGATGACAAATTTCGCCGACTGCCCCAGATCGAAACCCAGCAACCGGGCGGCACTCTCGGCGCCGGTCACATGACCAACCCAATAATAGCCCAGGATGCCCTCCCGGTTGACCCAGAAGACGGGGAGCGCCAGCGCGGCGGCCACTCCGCCCGCCAGCAACAAATTGAGCAGACGGGGCCAGCGGTCCTTGGTGCAAAGCAGCCAGATGACGAGGAGAACGAAAATCGGGGCGAAATAGGCACCGGCAAGGAATCGCTCCAACAGGGTCGCGCCCACGGCCACCCCCAGGGCGAGCGACCAGCCTTTCGAACGAAAGCCGTCGGTCAGCAGGGCGACGCAAGAGGTCACGCCGAACAGGCACATCGCCCCATGGTCGAGCCGGAAATCGACCGCCGAGCCGGCCTCCCCGGACCAGGACCGCGCCGCGCACAACACCAGGCCGAAGCCCATCCACGCAAGAACCCGTGAGCCCGTCACCCGCGGAATGGTGAACAGCAGCGCGGCCTGCCAGGCGAGGAAGACGAGCAGGTTCAGGCTGAGCGCGGCGCTCCGGGAAGCGGAACCCGCGACCCAGAAGATCAGCACGGCGCAGGTATTGTGCAGCTTGCCCTGCACGGCGGGCGTGTCCCAGGCAAACTTCAGGCCGGCGGCCAAGCCGTGGGCCTGCATGTGATCATAGGCGTAGTAGGATTCGGTGAGATACTGGATCTGGTCGTTCCAGCGCGGGTAGAGCGACGCGTGATCCCGGGAGGCCATGCGGTCGAACAGCAGAAACTCGGCCAGCATCAGCACGCCGGCGAGCAGCCACATCCGGATCGGGAGGGTGTTGCGCGGGGCGGTCATCATCAGGGGCGGGCGGTGTAGACCCAGCGGTTGGCCTCGAGCCAGCGCAAGGTCCGCACGATGCCCTGCTCGATCGTGAGCCTGGGCTTCCAGCCGGTCGCCAGGATTTTCTTCGTGTCGAGAAAGATGAACGGACTGTCGCCGATCCAGCCGCGGTCGCCGCCGGTGTATTCGAGCTTCGGCTTCAGGCCGAGTGCGGCGCAGATGTGGCCCACGCTGTCGTTGACGCGCACGTATTCCGCCGTGCCGAGGTTGTAGACCTGCGTGCGGTGCTTCGCGTCGCGCGCGGTGCGGGCGCGGGTCACATGGAGCAGGGCATCGATGCAGTCCTGCACGTAGAGATAGCTCTTGCGCTGCTGCCCGTCGCCGAGGATGCGGAGCCGGTCGGGATGTTCGACCAGCTGCCGGTAGAAATCAAAGACGTGGCCGTGGGTGTAGCGTTCGCCGAGGATGGAGACGAAGCGGAAGATATAGGCCTCGTCCAGCTGGCCGCCCTCGGCGTAGGCGGAGAGGAGGGTCTCGCCGGCGACCTTGCTGGCGGCGTAGAGGGAGGTCTGCACCGGGAACGGCGCATCCTCGGGCGTCGGGATCAGCGTGGCTTCGCCGTAGGTGGAGCCGGTCGAGGAGAACGCGATGCGGCGGACGCCATGGGCGCGCAGGGCCTCGAGGACGTTGAAGGTGGCGACGGTGTTCTGCTCGAGATCCTTCTTGGGATGGGCCCAGCCGTCCTTGATGTCGGCGTTGGCGGCGAGGTGGAAGACGAAGTCGGCGCCCGCCATCGCGGCGGTCAGCGCGGGCAGGTC
Proteins encoded in this region:
- a CDS encoding NAD-dependent epimerase/dehydratase family protein, whose translation is MQHAFVTGAAGFIGSSLVDRLLADGVTVTGWDNFSTGQERFLAATRQHPRFRLVRGDNLDLPALTAAMAGADFVFHLAANADIKDGWAHPKKDLEQNTVATFNVLEALRAHGVRRIAFSSTGSTYGEATLIPTPEDAPFPVQTSLYAASKVAGETLLSAYAEGGQLDEAYIFRFVSILGERYTHGHVFDFYRQLVEHPDRLRILGDGQQRKSYLYVQDCIDALLHVTRARTARDAKHRTQVYNLGTAEYVRVNDSVGHICAALGLKPKLEYTGGDRGWIGDSPFIFLDTKKILATGWKPRLTIEQGIVRTLRWLEANRWVYTARP